One part of the Rutidosis leptorrhynchoides isolate AG116_Rl617_1_P2 chromosome 1, CSIRO_AGI_Rlap_v1, whole genome shotgun sequence genome encodes these proteins:
- the LOC139843105 gene encoding uncharacterized protein: MAPVNTSDNQLIQRVPRNTIRKTVISLLKWKAQQISDQKTPISDYVDNYIYLILTLNKIPQKEFTKNPNKIPIPHSLHTSPEYCRSCLIIDDRPKPNNQKLTFEYADKKIKALGIPITKIIKLSKIKSDYRSFESKVELFNLFDVFLADRRIIGMLPETLGKVFYKKQEKDSGAGGFAAR, translated from the coding sequence ATGGCTCCGGTCAACACCAGTGATAACCAACTAATTCAAAGAGTCCCTAGAAACACCATCCGTAAAACAGTGATTTCTTTGCTTAAATGGAAAGCACAACAAATCTCCGATCAAAAAACACCAATTTCCGACTACGTTGATAATTACATTTACCTTATCCTAACTCTCAACAAGATCCCACAAAAAGAATTCACCAAAAACCCAAACAAGATACCCATTCCCCATTCTTTACATACCTCGCCGGAATATTGCCGGAGTTGCCTCATAATCGACGACCGGCCAAAACCCAATAACCAAAAGCTTACATTCGAATACGCCGATAAAAAGATCAAAGCTTTAGGAATACCCATAACAAAAATCATCAAACTTTCCAAGATTAAGTCAGATTACAGATCATTTGAGTCAAAAGTTGAACTTTTTAATTTATTTGATGTTTTCTTGGCTGACCGGAGGATAATTGGCATGTTGCCGGAGACATTGGGAAAAGTGTTTTATaaaaaacaagaaaaagattcCGGTGCCGGTGGATTTGCGGCGAGATAG